In Streptomyces sp. DG2A-72, one genomic interval encodes:
- a CDS encoding CsbD family protein, producing MSLGQTIRHKTQAFKGRVTERIGRTTRNRRLRREGRTDRVSGNLKQSGDKAKDAFKH from the coding sequence ATGAGCCTCGGACAGACGATCAGGCACAAGACCCAGGCATTCAAGGGCCGGGTCACCGAACGCATCGGCCGGACCACCCGCAACCGGCGCCTGCGGCGCGAAGGCAGGACCGACCGGGTCTCCGGAAACCTCAAGCAGTCCGGCGACAAGGCCAAGGACGCCTTCAAGCACTGA
- a CDS encoding helix-turn-helix domain-containing protein, with translation MVFRSRRLEDLLGGRLDEVGYGDIAALIGRQEAVEAEDLDYKQQHYGSDAKSREELAKDVAALANHIGGILVIGMAESRGVPSRAFDVDLDDRHVRDLQQRIAASTAPSVRWEPLLKENPANPGHGLLLLTVPRSPEAPHAIIVPPTKPTSAALRYPRRAGSKTDWLTETYVASAYRQRFSSAADRAERMRDIEARLVTSELSCTRTHLLVTLVPDVPGEMRINQRSFIDYKEQLLASQPLIATETRLFRHVSVGSHRLIVEQRSDRADSDLAHLYDDGSGIWAQSLQTSVANDEDPTDRVRSLAGDFLAHRLMSALIFLASHARDRCGVAGTVAVEVDLVDGMYAHPYAPPLPTSQRAPSARPAPVATAAAPAGRPSTGGGT, from the coding sequence ATGGTTTTTCGCTCCCGTCGCCTGGAGGATCTCCTGGGCGGTCGCCTCGACGAGGTCGGGTACGGCGACATCGCTGCCCTCATCGGGCGACAGGAGGCGGTCGAAGCCGAGGACCTCGACTACAAGCAGCAGCACTACGGCAGTGACGCCAAGAGCAGAGAAGAGCTGGCCAAAGATGTCGCCGCTCTCGCCAACCACATCGGTGGAATCCTCGTCATCGGGATGGCGGAAAGCCGAGGCGTTCCCTCTCGCGCATTCGACGTGGACCTTGACGATCGACACGTCCGGGATCTGCAGCAGCGGATCGCCGCATCCACGGCTCCGTCCGTGCGATGGGAACCGCTCCTCAAGGAGAACCCCGCCAATCCTGGGCATGGGTTACTCCTTCTCACCGTTCCCCGCAGCCCGGAGGCGCCGCACGCCATCATCGTGCCGCCGACCAAACCGACCTCTGCGGCTCTGCGCTACCCGCGTCGCGCCGGCAGCAAGACGGACTGGCTGACGGAGACATACGTGGCCAGCGCCTACCGGCAACGCTTCAGCTCCGCCGCAGACCGGGCCGAGCGTATGCGCGACATCGAGGCCCGGCTCGTGACGAGTGAACTGTCGTGCACTCGAACCCACTTGCTGGTCACGCTGGTTCCCGACGTACCTGGCGAGATGCGAATCAACCAGCGCTCCTTCATCGATTACAAGGAGCAGCTCCTGGCCTCACAGCCGCTGATCGCTACGGAGACACGGCTGTTCCGCCATGTCAGCGTGGGCTCCCACAGACTGATCGTGGAGCAGCGTTCCGATCGCGCCGACAGCGATCTGGCGCACCTCTACGACGACGGATCCGGCATCTGGGCGCAGTCTCTCCAAACCTCAGTGGCCAACGACGAGGATCCGACGGACCGGGTCCGCTCTCTCGCAGGTGACTTCCTGGCCCACAGGCTGATGTCAGCGTTGATCTTCCTTGCCAGCCATGCACGGGACCGGTGCGGAGTCGCCGGAACAGTGGCCGTCGAAGTCGACCTCGTCGACGGCATGTACGCCCACCCCTATGCCCCGCCGCTGCCGACGTCTCAGCGCGCTCCATCAGCGCGGCCGGCGCCTGTCGCAACCGCTGCGGCACCAGCAGGCCGCCCGTCTACGGGCGGCGGTACCTGA
- a CDS encoding hydrophobic protein encodes MILWILLLLLILVVFGFGFTMQALWWVAAVLLVVWIVGFAMRGRGGGRRGGGRRYSRSRG; translated from the coding sequence ATGATCCTGTGGATTCTTCTCCTTCTGCTGATCCTGGTGGTGTTCGGGTTCGGCTTCACCATGCAGGCCCTCTGGTGGGTCGCCGCCGTACTCCTGGTCGTCTGGATCGTCGGCTTCGCCATGCGCGGACGCGGCGGTGGACGCCGTGGCGGCGGCCGCCGGTACAGCCGCAGTCGCGGATAG